The sequence below is a genomic window from Candidatus Methanoplasma termitum.
CCCCTTCGTGGCAGGCTTCTACGCAGAGTCCGCATCCGTCGCATTTGGATTCATCGATAACAATGCCCTTTAACATGAAGGGGACATGCGGCTGGGGACTAATATAACCTTATATTGAGGAGTTGGTTCTCACATATCAACAAACATCCTGAACGCTTATGGATTCATATTGCGGACAATGTCCGCTATCCTTTCCGGCGATGGGAGCATAGAGCGCATTTCATCAGGCATGTTATCATAGTACGAATATGTCGCCACCCCTATCGGCTTGCTGGTGGAACGCAGTGTGTACTCTACCTTCGTGCGGCTCTTGCTTTTGCATATTATCACGCCGATTGAGGGGTTCTCGTCGGGCAGTTTCATCGTCTCATCGAGTGCAGAAAGATAAAACTGCATCTTGCCAGCGTGTTCCGGCCTGAACTCTCCGATCTTTAGATCGATTGCAATGAGGCAGCGTAGCCGCCTATGATACAGCAGAAGATCTATGTAATAGTCATCACCGTCAACATCTATACGATGTTGGCTGCCTATGAAACTGAAATAACCGCCCATTTCAGATAGGAATGCCTGAATGTTGTTGATTACTTCCCTTTCAAGTTCAGCTTCGCTGTGCTCGATACCCATTTCGATAAAATCGAAATTATAGTCGTCCTTGACCGCAAGCTTTGCCTGAAACCTGTATTTTTCAGGTACGGTCTCGTCGAAGTTGGTTTGGTTTGTTAGATATTTCTCGAATGCTTTGTTCTCTATGTTATTTATCAATACCTCGTTGGTCC
It includes:
- a CDS encoding PDDEXK nuclease domain-containing protein; the encoded protein is MAIHCVKKKKEIMGSELVKYNSFIRDIKDLVLRHQYDAMKAVNLELMQLYWEIGREIYCQQLEHDWGDSVVEVLSKELQKEFPGVRGFSTRNLWLMRNFFIEYSRPAILQSSTAEMETPILKPFIAEVKKATLPPFMAEISWSKNYIIMQKCKTPTEREFYTKMTKHYGWTNEVLINNIENKAFEKYLTNQTNFDETVPEKYRFQAKLAVKDDYNFDFIEMGIEHSEAELEREVINNIQAFLSEMGGYFSFIGSQHRIDVDGDDYYIDLLLYHRRLRCLIAIDLKIGEFRPEHAGKMQFYLSALDETMKLPDENPSIGVIICKSKSRTKVEYTLRSTSKPIGVATYSYYDNMPDEMRSMLPSPERIADIVRNMNP